The DNA sequence ATATCGCGGCGTGCCATCATCACGGCTGGTCCGCAAGCTGGGGCTGGCGAAATACGACAACAGAACGGCGTACTGGAAAGAGGTTGATACGACCCCTTCCCGGGTTGTTATTGCATTGCATCAGCGCATGGGACAGCCTCCTGAGCCAGTTGTGAAAACAGGGGATACAGTGGTTGAGGGCGCAGTAATTGCAAAGCCGCCGGGCGAGGGGATGGGGGTTCCGGTCCACGCCAGTATCAGCGGTAAAGTGACACTGACAAACGGCTTCATTGAAATCAATGCTGGTAACTGACGCGGGCTCAAACAGGATTTGATTATGAGCAACAAAAGTGCGATCGGAATGATTGAAATGAATTCAATCGCGAAGGGTTATGCGGTAGGCGACGCTATGCTGAAGGCAGCCAACGTCGAAATCGTGTTCAACCGGACCATCTGCCCGGGCAAATTCATGGTCATGGTAGCGGGTGATGTTGCCGCTGTTGAGTCTGCCATGTCTGCAGGCCTCGATATGGGCAGTGAAACCATTGTGGACGAACTGATCATCCCCAATGTTCATCCCTCCGTCTTCTCCGCAATCAGCGGTACCCGGGTAATTGAAGAAACTGCCGCGCTGGGCATTATTGAAACTTTCTCGGTTGCCACCATTATTGAAGCAGCGGATGCTGCGGTGAAGGCGGCCAACGTTGAGTTGATCGATATCCACCTGGCCATGGCGATCGGAGGCAAGGGTTTCCTGACTCTGACAGGCGACGTAGCAGCTGTGACAGCGGCAGTTGAAGCGGGCACTGACTACATCAAGAAAAAAGGGCTTCTGGTGGATAAGGTTGTCATCCCTCAGCCTCGCAAAGAGATCTTGCGGGACAAGTTATAGTCGGTACAGTGCGACTGCTGCCTGAAATGATATACTGGTGCGCAGAATAAAACTGAGAGAAGCTGTTCATGACTAAAGCTGAAGACCGGATCCTTGTTCAGGAACACCTCGCCCACGCAGCAGAGCCAAAGCCGCTCAGCGCTGATGAGCAGGCGCGGCTCGAAGCCCGTATCAAGGCTGTCCTCAAGGAAAAAGACGCCGTGCTTGTGGCGCACTATTACACAGACCCTGACATTCAGCGCCTGGCTGAAGAGACCGGAGGTTGTGTGGCCGATTCTCTTGAAATGGCCCGCTTCGGAAACCAGCACCCGGCCTCTACGGTGGTTGTAGCGGGTGTTCGTTTTATGGGTGAAACTGCCAAGATTCTGAACCCTGAAAAGCGCGTGTTAATGCCCACGCTGGAGGCAACCTGCTCGCTGGATGTCGGGTGCCCGGCAGATGAATTTGAAGCCTTTTGTAATGAGCACAGCGATCGTACAGTGGTGGTTTATGCCAATACATCAGCTGCGGTCAAGGCCCGGTCCGACTGGGTAGTAACCTCCAGTTGTGCTCAGGCAATAGTTGAAGACCTGGACGCACGGGGAGAGAAGATTCTCTGGGCGCCAGACAAGCATCTTGGCCACTACGTACAGAAAACCACAGGGGCCGACATGCTGCTGTGGGATGGTTCCTGCATCGTACATGAGGAGTTCAAGCACCGCGGACTGGAAGACCTCAAGGCCCTGTATCCCGATGCCGCCGTTCTGGTGC is a window from the Marinobacter sp. ANT_B65 genome containing:
- a CDS encoding BMC domain-containing protein translates to MSNKSAIGMIEMNSIAKGYAVGDAMLKAANVEIVFNRTICPGKFMVMVAGDVAAVESAMSAGLDMGSETIVDELIIPNVHPSVFSAISGTRVIEETAALGIIETFSVATIIEAADAAVKAANVELIDIHLAMAIGGKGFLTLTGDVAAVTAAVEAGTDYIKKKGLLVDKVVIPQPRKEILRDKL
- the nadA gene encoding quinolinate synthase NadA → MTKAEDRILVQEHLAHAAEPKPLSADEQARLEARIKAVLKEKDAVLVAHYYTDPDIQRLAEETGGCVADSLEMARFGNQHPASTVVVAGVRFMGETAKILNPEKRVLMPTLEATCSLDVGCPADEFEAFCNEHSDRTVVVYANTSAAVKARSDWVVTSSCAQAIVEDLDARGEKILWAPDKHLGHYVQKTTGADMLLWDGSCIVHEEFKHRGLEDLKALYPDAAVLVHPESPDAVVELADVVGSTSQLIHAVQSMPNQEFIVATDNGIFYKMQQLAPNKTLIEAPTAGNGATCRSCAQCPWMAMNGLENLLRVIETGDQEVHVDPVTRESALKPLRRMLDFTAEMNLKAAGNA